The following are encoded together in the Pedobacter steynii genome:
- a CDS encoding M56 family metallopeptidase has protein sequence MSWAHYILQANIYLVLFYGFYKLFLAKETYFVLNRIYLISAGLCSLSIPFLRFEWFSKQTVVQPIYTGVDHLNDLMTQVSVISDTPEKLNFGNLIVIAYLIGLAVFAVLFLYKLFKVHRLLQQEHTGNAFSFFRKKRIDESLPEVPTIDRHEEIHIRQLHTLDILFFELLGIFTWFNPIIYLYKHTIKNIHEYLADEEAAKFQGDKEQYALLLLSRAFGIAPNSLTNTFFNKSLIKKRIFMLHKQRSKKTAILKYGLFLPLFAITLVLSSATIRSNENIIAVTEEIPLNTPLNVVKEVMSAPIEIAVSNMKTSEVSPQNVTDPAWQNFYTHLKRHIRYPTEAYDNDLQGNSQIKFSLKDGQIGAISVVNKLGGGIEPEIMRVILSYNDFKTSQNGNYSLPVSFVISGANSPKKNPKLSLVKGYKALNTVTLMGYKEAPANTTSLSLDEVRIDPNDHKVYNFVSIEKAPEFPGGMQMFYAYLKKTVKYPAEAISSKVEGKVFLSFIVEKDGKLEDIKVERTLGSGTDEEAVRVLAESPKWNPGIVKGKAVRVKYNIPISFSLHHSKAPAGNKVGKVIGLSTTQDAGLKIKLSALAGDKAPLILLDGKKYEQDINAINPDDIASIEVLKSPSATTLYGSAGADGAIRINTKTALKAKQNEDKKD, from the coding sequence ATGAGTTGGGCACATTATATCCTGCAGGCCAATATATACCTGGTATTATTCTATGGCTTTTATAAATTATTTTTGGCAAAAGAGACTTATTTCGTCCTCAACAGGATATATCTGATTTCCGCGGGATTGTGTTCCCTATCCATTCCTTTTTTAAGGTTTGAATGGTTCAGCAAGCAAACTGTTGTGCAACCCATTTATACAGGAGTTGATCATCTGAATGACCTCATGACACAGGTTAGTGTAATCTCGGATACTCCGGAAAAGCTGAATTTTGGCAATTTAATCGTGATTGCCTACTTAATCGGGCTCGCTGTTTTTGCGGTTCTTTTCCTCTACAAATTGTTTAAGGTGCATCGTTTGCTCCAACAGGAGCATACCGGAAATGCCTTTTCTTTTTTTAGAAAAAAGAGAATAGATGAAAGCCTGCCGGAAGTTCCGACCATCGACAGGCATGAGGAAATTCACATCCGTCAATTGCATACACTCGACATCCTCTTCTTTGAATTACTGGGCATTTTCACCTGGTTTAATCCCATCATTTATTTATATAAGCATACCATTAAAAACATTCATGAATACCTGGCGGATGAGGAAGCTGCTAAGTTTCAGGGCGACAAAGAGCAATATGCATTGCTCCTTTTAAGCAGGGCCTTTGGCATTGCTCCGAATAGCCTTACTAATACTTTCTTTAATAAATCACTGATAAAAAAGAGAATATTTATGCTTCATAAACAAAGATCAAAGAAAACCGCTATATTAAAATATGGCCTGTTTTTACCTCTTTTTGCCATCACACTCGTCCTATCGTCTGCCACTATCCGCAGTAACGAAAATATCATTGCTGTAACAGAAGAGATTCCCTTAAATACTCCCTTAAACGTTGTAAAAGAAGTCATGTCTGCACCTATAGAAATTGCGGTATCGAATATGAAGACAAGTGAAGTTAGCCCACAAAACGTAACTGACCCTGCATGGCAAAACTTTTACACGCACCTTAAGCGCCATATCAGATATCCAACAGAAGCTTACGACAATGACCTTCAGGGAAACAGCCAGATCAAATTTAGCCTGAAGGATGGACAAATTGGAGCGATCAGCGTAGTCAACAAACTAGGTGGAGGAATTGAACCCGAAATCATGAGGGTGATACTGAGCTACAATGATTTTAAAACCAGCCAGAATGGTAACTATTCATTGCCTGTTTCCTTTGTCATTTCCGGAGCGAACAGTCCTAAAAAGAATCCAAAACTAAGTCTGGTTAAAGGGTATAAAGCCTTGAACACGGTCACCCTTATGGGATATAAAGAAGCCCCAGCAAATACAACTTCCCTTTCATTGGACGAGGTTCGGATAGATCCGAATGACCATAAAGTTTATAACTTTGTTTCAATCGAAAAAGCACCTGAATTTCCAGGAGGAATGCAAATGTTTTATGCTTATTTAAAGAAGACCGTTAAATATCCTGCTGAGGCTATCAGCAGTAAAGTAGAGGGAAAAGTATTTCTATCTTTTATTGTAGAGAAAGACGGAAAACTTGAGGACATCAAGGTAGAAAGAACGCTCGGTTCAGGAACAGATGAAGAAGCGGTAAGGGTGCTGGCTGAATCTCCTAAATGGAATCCAGGAATTGTTAAAGGTAAGGCAGTGCGGGTAAAGTATAACATTCCTATCAGCTTTTCACTGCATCATTCCAAGGCACCTGCTGGAAACAAAGTAGGTAAAGTAATTGGATTGAGCACCACACAAGATGCGGGCTTGAAAATAAAGCTTAGCGCCCTTGCCGGGGATAAAGCCCCTTTAATCCTTTTAGATGGCAAGAAATACGAGCAGGATATCAATGCAATCAATCCAGACGATATTGCCTCAATTGAAGTCTTAAAGAGTCCATCTGCTACTACACTTTATGGTTCGGCAGGTGCTGATGGTGCCATCCGAATCAATACAAAAACTGCTTTGAAAGCGAAACAAAACGAAGACAAAAAAGATTAA
- a CDS encoding succinate dehydrogenase/fumarate reductase iron-sulfur subunit — protein sequence MSTGNMNLTLKIWRQKNTKAKGGLVDYKLSDISPDMSFLEMFDVLNEELISKGDEPVVFDHDCREGICGACSMFINGRPHGPKEGITTCQLHMRSFKDGDTIVVEPWRAKAFPVVKDLTVDRSAFDRVIAAGGFISVNTGNAQDANNLPIPKVQADSAFEAAACIGCGACVATCKNASAMLFVSAKISQLAQLPQGQPERYRRVQSMVAQMDAEGFGNCTNTGACEAECPKGISLENIARMNRDYLSAKFVSEEDI from the coding sequence ATGAGTACAGGAAATATGAATTTAACGCTGAAAATCTGGCGTCAAAAAAATACAAAAGCCAAAGGTGGTTTGGTGGATTATAAACTATCAGACATTTCTCCTGATATGTCCTTCTTAGAAATGTTTGATGTATTGAACGAAGAACTGATTTCTAAGGGTGACGAGCCGGTTGTGTTTGATCACGATTGTAGAGAGGGGATTTGTGGTGCCTGTTCGATGTTTATCAATGGCAGACCTCACGGACCAAAGGAAGGAATCACTACCTGCCAGCTGCACATGCGTTCTTTTAAAGATGGAGATACCATCGTTGTAGAACCATGGAGAGCGAAGGCTTTTCCGGTAGTGAAAGACTTAACGGTAGATAGGTCTGCGTTTGACAGGGTTATTGCGGCTGGAGGCTTTATTTCTGTGAATACAGGGAATGCACAGGATGCCAACAACCTGCCTATTCCAAAAGTACAGGCTGATTCAGCTTTCGAAGCGGCAGCATGTATCGGCTGCGGTGCTTGTGTGGCAACCTGTAAAAATGCTTCTGCAATGCTTTTTGTATCAGCTAAAATTTCTCAACTGGCACAACTGCCTCAGGGACAGCCTGAACGCTACCGCAGGGTACAGAGCATGGTCGCACAGATGGATGCCGAAGGTTTTGGTAACTGTACCAATACCGGTGCTTGTGAAGCAGAATGCCCTAAAGGAATTTCTTTAGAGAATATTGCACGCATGAATAGAGATTATTTGTCCGCAAAATTTGTATCTGAGGAAGATATTTAA
- a CDS encoding BlaI/MecI/CopY family transcriptional regulator has protein sequence MDIKDLTKAEEQLMQILWQIEKGFVKDVMDFLPEPKPAYNTVSTIIRILEVKGFIGHEAFGKSHQYFPLISREDYKRHATEKLLGNYFENSVESMFSFFVKEEKLDLSDVDEILKMINKIKNRPR, from the coding sequence ATGGACATTAAAGATTTAACAAAAGCAGAAGAACAATTGATGCAGATTCTATGGCAAATAGAAAAGGGATTTGTAAAGGACGTGATGGATTTTTTACCGGAGCCGAAGCCGGCTTACAACACGGTATCTACAATTATCAGGATACTAGAGGTAAAAGGCTTTATCGGCCATGAGGCTTTCGGCAAATCACATCAATATTTTCCGCTCATCAGCAGAGAAGATTACAAGCGTCATGCTACCGAGAAGTTGCTAGGCAACTATTTTGAGAATTCTGTAGAAAGTATGTTCTCCTTCTTTGTTAAAGAAGAAAAATTGGATTTGAGCGATGTGGATGAAATTTTAAAAATGATCAACAAAATTAAAAACAGACCGAGATGA